From the Scophthalmus maximus strain ysfricsl-2021 chromosome 11, ASM2237912v1, whole genome shotgun sequence genome, one window contains:
- the ccdc150 gene encoding coiled-coil domain-containing protein 150 isoform X4 gives MLWRHCDSLVSRVCRMESLLQTLKLTIFRLETERELDPPHTAHLTQQLVALRQQREEEQRACRAEVMKLREQLRQADQERDEARTDAHSLWETVEASAAAKVDVALAAEELKIVKLEMSQKITEMKEQMRQESARSNEATKSQSRLLLRAEEMEAEAELKRRQAELLQSDRRVLCAEVKTSRRQLEEERERGRRLEELCGQLEEQTATKDSLVSELKTELEAERSRVVKQVQEQDRLLTAARRNIQTELQVALAHSVSLQEELEKLKGEHAHLLQSSSTAQEMAAVQKELLERTVTRLQEELSTAQREKEAMREDLAHFKKQLCLVVTKLEGEKSSLETRLSKATREVGSLSSALQSQQGENRRLMGKVSALEQQRTDNVCFCGCVQHVDQMLRDLTEENKPAYEKLKVKLESLQKALDTVTVDKDRLAQSLQQAVLTNSKVQQNQATITLRDEELHEARTKANDLSEELSAIKRRFSEDYEFAMKKLHREISELKMTVKDSSRSSGDLSKGLHRRVSELERLASTQRVRIWEQRSQRRQEQQSRELHQDNCQKVEVSGKREVEWERWTSTIQRWEAKRQLAHVTEGLNPIYPNWITV, from the exons ATGCTGTGGAGACACTGTGACTCACTGGTGAGTCGAGTGTGTCGCATGGAGAGCCTGCTGCAGACCCTCAAACTGACCATCTTCCGCCTGGAGACCGAGAGAGAGCTGGATCCCCCTCACACAG CTCATCTGACACAGCAGCTGGTGGCGCTgcggcagcagagggaggaggagcagcgcgCCTGCAGGGCGGAGGTGATGAAGCTCAGGGAGCAGCTTCGGCAGGCCGACCAGGAGCGAGACGAAGCTCGCACTGATGCACACAGCCTGTGGGAGACGGTGGAGGCATCTGCTGCCGCCAAG GTGGACGTGGCTTTGGCTGCTGAGGAGCTGAAGATTGTCAAACTAGAGATGAGTCAGAAGATCACAGAG ATGAAAGAGCAGATGAGGCAGGAGTCCGCCCGCTCCAACGAAGCCACTAAGTCTCAGAGCAGGCTCCTCCTGCGGGcggaggagatggaggcagaggcGGAGCTGAAGAGGAGACAG GCGGAGCTCCTGCAGTCCGACCGCCGGGTCTTATGTGCGGAGGTGAAGACCAGTCGGCGACaactggaggaagagagggagcggGGCAGACGGCTGGAGGAGCTCTGTGGGCAGCTCGAAGAACAGACGG CAACAAAGGATTCCCTCGTGTCCGAGTTGAAAACTGAACTGGAG GCCGAGAGGAGTCGTGTGGTAAAGCAAGTGCAAGAGCAAGACCGGCTGCTGACGGCCGCCAGACGCAACATTCAGACTGAGCTGCAGGTGGCGCTGGCGCACAGCGTTagcctgcaggaggagct AGAGAAGCTTAAAGGAGAACATGCTCATCTCCTGCAGAGCTCCTCTACTGCACAGGAAATGGCAGCCGTTCAGAAGGAGCTCTTGGAGCGAACCGTCAccaggctgcaggaggagctgagcacagcccagagagagaaggaggcgaTGAGGGAAGACCTGGCGCATTTCAAAAAACAG TTGTGTCTTGTTGTCACTAAGTTGGAAGGTGAGAAGAGCAGTCTGGAGACCCGACTTAGCAAGGCCACG CGGGAGGTGGGATCTCTTAGCTCGGCCTTACAGAGTCAGCAGGGCGAGAACAGGAGGCTCATGGGAAAGGTGTCCGCTTTGGAGCAGCAGCGG ACAGACaacgtgtgtttctgtggttgCGTGCAGCACGTGGACCAGATGCTGAGGGACCTGACTGAGGAGAACAAGCCGGCTTATGAGAAACTAAAAGTTAAG TTGGAGTCCTTGCAGAAGGCCTTGGATACTGTCACAGTTGACAAGGACAGACTGGCCCAGAGTCTGCAGCAGGCTGTGTTGACCAACAGCAAAGTGCAGCAGAACCAGGCCACCATCACACTAAG AGACGAGGAGCTGCACGAGGCTCGGACAAAGGCTAATGACTTATCCGAGGAGCTCAGCGCCATCAAGCGACGATTTAGCGAAGACTATGAATTTGCCATGAAGAAGCTGCACAGAGAAATCTCAGAG CTAAAAATGACAGTTAAGGACTCATCGCGCAGTTCAGGTGACCTGTCGAAGGGGCTGCACCGGCGGGTGTCCGAACTGGAGAGGCTGGCGTCCACACAGAGAGTTCGTATCTGGGagcagaggagccagaggaggcaggagcagcagagcagagagttGCATCAGGACAACTGTCAGAAAGTTGAG GTTTCAGGCAAACGGGAGGTGGAGTGGGAGAGGTGGACCTCCACCATCCAGCGCTGGGAGGCCAAGAGACAGCTGGCTCACGTCACCGAGGGACTCAATCCT
- the ccdc150 gene encoding coiled-coil domain-containing protein 150 isoform X6, with amino-acid sequence MLWRHCDSLVSRVCRMESLLQTLKLTIFRLETERELDPPHTAHLTQQLVALRQQREEEQRACRAEVMKLREQLRQADQERDEARTDAHSLWETVEASAAAKVDVALAAEELKIVKLEMSQKITEMKEQMRQESARSNEATKSQSRLLLRAEEMEAEAELKRRQAELLQSDRRVLCAEVKTSRRQLEEERERGRRLEELCGQLEEQTATKDSLVSELKTELEAERSRVVKQVQEQDRLLTAARRNIQTELQVALAHSVSLQEELEKLKGEHAHLLQSSSTAQEMAAVQKELLERTVTRLQEELSTAQREKEAMREDLAHFKKQLCLVVTKLEGEKSSLETRLSKATREVGSLSSALQSQQGENRRLMGKVSALEQQRHVDQMLRDLTEENKPAYEKLKVKLESLQKALDTVTVDKDRLAQSLQQAVLTNSKVQQNQATITLRDEELHEARTKANDLSEELSAIKRRFSEDYEFAMKKLHREISELKMTVKDSSRSSGDLSKGLHRRVSELERLASTQRVRIWEQRSQRRQEQQSRELHQDNCQKVEVSGKREVEWERWTSTIQRWEAKRQLAHVTEGLNPPSANHRLPPPGMAEIR; translated from the exons ATGCTGTGGAGACACTGTGACTCACTGGTGAGTCGAGTGTGTCGCATGGAGAGCCTGCTGCAGACCCTCAAACTGACCATCTTCCGCCTGGAGACCGAGAGAGAGCTGGATCCCCCTCACACAG CTCATCTGACACAGCAGCTGGTGGCGCTgcggcagcagagggaggaggagcagcgcgCCTGCAGGGCGGAGGTGATGAAGCTCAGGGAGCAGCTTCGGCAGGCCGACCAGGAGCGAGACGAAGCTCGCACTGATGCACACAGCCTGTGGGAGACGGTGGAGGCATCTGCTGCCGCCAAG GTGGACGTGGCTTTGGCTGCTGAGGAGCTGAAGATTGTCAAACTAGAGATGAGTCAGAAGATCACAGAG ATGAAAGAGCAGATGAGGCAGGAGTCCGCCCGCTCCAACGAAGCCACTAAGTCTCAGAGCAGGCTCCTCCTGCGGGcggaggagatggaggcagaggcGGAGCTGAAGAGGAGACAG GCGGAGCTCCTGCAGTCCGACCGCCGGGTCTTATGTGCGGAGGTGAAGACCAGTCGGCGACaactggaggaagagagggagcggGGCAGACGGCTGGAGGAGCTCTGTGGGCAGCTCGAAGAACAGACGG CAACAAAGGATTCCCTCGTGTCCGAGTTGAAAACTGAACTGGAG GCCGAGAGGAGTCGTGTGGTAAAGCAAGTGCAAGAGCAAGACCGGCTGCTGACGGCCGCCAGACGCAACATTCAGACTGAGCTGCAGGTGGCGCTGGCGCACAGCGTTagcctgcaggaggagct AGAGAAGCTTAAAGGAGAACATGCTCATCTCCTGCAGAGCTCCTCTACTGCACAGGAAATGGCAGCCGTTCAGAAGGAGCTCTTGGAGCGAACCGTCAccaggctgcaggaggagctgagcacagcccagagagagaaggaggcgaTGAGGGAAGACCTGGCGCATTTCAAAAAACAG TTGTGTCTTGTTGTCACTAAGTTGGAAGGTGAGAAGAGCAGTCTGGAGACCCGACTTAGCAAGGCCACG CGGGAGGTGGGATCTCTTAGCTCGGCCTTACAGAGTCAGCAGGGCGAGAACAGGAGGCTCATGGGAAAGGTGTCCGCTTTGGAGCAGCAGCGG CACGTGGACCAGATGCTGAGGGACCTGACTGAGGAGAACAAGCCGGCTTATGAGAAACTAAAAGTTAAG TTGGAGTCCTTGCAGAAGGCCTTGGATACTGTCACAGTTGACAAGGACAGACTGGCCCAGAGTCTGCAGCAGGCTGTGTTGACCAACAGCAAAGTGCAGCAGAACCAGGCCACCATCACACTAAG AGACGAGGAGCTGCACGAGGCTCGGACAAAGGCTAATGACTTATCCGAGGAGCTCAGCGCCATCAAGCGACGATTTAGCGAAGACTATGAATTTGCCATGAAGAAGCTGCACAGAGAAATCTCAGAG CTAAAAATGACAGTTAAGGACTCATCGCGCAGTTCAGGTGACCTGTCGAAGGGGCTGCACCGGCGGGTGTCCGAACTGGAGAGGCTGGCGTCCACACAGAGAGTTCGTATCTGGGagcagaggagccagaggaggcaggagcagcagagcagagagttGCATCAGGACAACTGTCAGAAAGTTGAG GTTTCAGGCAAACGGGAGGTGGAGTGGGAGAGGTGGACCTCCACCATCCAGCGCTGGGAGGCCAAGAGACAGCTGGCTCACGTCACCGAGGGACTCAATCCT CCTTCAGCTAACCATCGACTGCCCCCCCCTGGCATGGCAGAAATAAGATGA
- the ccdc150 gene encoding coiled-coil domain-containing protein 150 isoform X5 gives MLWRHCDSLVSRVCRMESLLQTLKLTIFRLETERELDPPHTAHLTQQLVALRQQREEEQRACRAEVMKLREQLRQADQERDEARTDAHSLWETVEASAAAKVDVALAAEELKIVKLEMSQKITEMKEQMRQESARSNEATKSQSRLLLRAEEMEAEAELKRRQAELLQSDRRVLCAEVKTSRRQLEEERERGRRLEELCGQLEEQTATKDSLVSELKTELEAERSRVVKQVQEQDRLLTAARRNIQTELQVALAHSVSLQEELEKLKGEHAHLLQSSSTAQEMAAVQKELLERTVTRLQEELSTAQREKEAMREDLAHFKKQLCLVVTKLEGEKSSLETRLSKATREVGSLSSALQSQQGENRRLMGKVSALEQQRTDNVCFCGCVQHVDQMLRDLTEENKPAYEKLKVKLESLQKALDTVTVDKDRLAQSLQQAVLTNSKVQQNQATITLRDEELHEARTKANDLSEELSAIKRRFSEDYEFAMKKLHREISELKMTVKDSSRSSGDLSKGLHRRVSELERLASTQRVRIWEQRSQRRQEQQSRELHQDNCQKVEVSGKREVEWERWTSTIQRWEAKRQLAHVTEGLNPFVWQDVT, from the exons ATGCTGTGGAGACACTGTGACTCACTGGTGAGTCGAGTGTGTCGCATGGAGAGCCTGCTGCAGACCCTCAAACTGACCATCTTCCGCCTGGAGACCGAGAGAGAGCTGGATCCCCCTCACACAG CTCATCTGACACAGCAGCTGGTGGCGCTgcggcagcagagggaggaggagcagcgcgCCTGCAGGGCGGAGGTGATGAAGCTCAGGGAGCAGCTTCGGCAGGCCGACCAGGAGCGAGACGAAGCTCGCACTGATGCACACAGCCTGTGGGAGACGGTGGAGGCATCTGCTGCCGCCAAG GTGGACGTGGCTTTGGCTGCTGAGGAGCTGAAGATTGTCAAACTAGAGATGAGTCAGAAGATCACAGAG ATGAAAGAGCAGATGAGGCAGGAGTCCGCCCGCTCCAACGAAGCCACTAAGTCTCAGAGCAGGCTCCTCCTGCGGGcggaggagatggaggcagaggcGGAGCTGAAGAGGAGACAG GCGGAGCTCCTGCAGTCCGACCGCCGGGTCTTATGTGCGGAGGTGAAGACCAGTCGGCGACaactggaggaagagagggagcggGGCAGACGGCTGGAGGAGCTCTGTGGGCAGCTCGAAGAACAGACGG CAACAAAGGATTCCCTCGTGTCCGAGTTGAAAACTGAACTGGAG GCCGAGAGGAGTCGTGTGGTAAAGCAAGTGCAAGAGCAAGACCGGCTGCTGACGGCCGCCAGACGCAACATTCAGACTGAGCTGCAGGTGGCGCTGGCGCACAGCGTTagcctgcaggaggagct AGAGAAGCTTAAAGGAGAACATGCTCATCTCCTGCAGAGCTCCTCTACTGCACAGGAAATGGCAGCCGTTCAGAAGGAGCTCTTGGAGCGAACCGTCAccaggctgcaggaggagctgagcacagcccagagagagaaggaggcgaTGAGGGAAGACCTGGCGCATTTCAAAAAACAG TTGTGTCTTGTTGTCACTAAGTTGGAAGGTGAGAAGAGCAGTCTGGAGACCCGACTTAGCAAGGCCACG CGGGAGGTGGGATCTCTTAGCTCGGCCTTACAGAGTCAGCAGGGCGAGAACAGGAGGCTCATGGGAAAGGTGTCCGCTTTGGAGCAGCAGCGG ACAGACaacgtgtgtttctgtggttgCGTGCAGCACGTGGACCAGATGCTGAGGGACCTGACTGAGGAGAACAAGCCGGCTTATGAGAAACTAAAAGTTAAG TTGGAGTCCTTGCAGAAGGCCTTGGATACTGTCACAGTTGACAAGGACAGACTGGCCCAGAGTCTGCAGCAGGCTGTGTTGACCAACAGCAAAGTGCAGCAGAACCAGGCCACCATCACACTAAG AGACGAGGAGCTGCACGAGGCTCGGACAAAGGCTAATGACTTATCCGAGGAGCTCAGCGCCATCAAGCGACGATTTAGCGAAGACTATGAATTTGCCATGAAGAAGCTGCACAGAGAAATCTCAGAG CTAAAAATGACAGTTAAGGACTCATCGCGCAGTTCAGGTGACCTGTCGAAGGGGCTGCACCGGCGGGTGTCCGAACTGGAGAGGCTGGCGTCCACACAGAGAGTTCGTATCTGGGagcagaggagccagaggaggcaggagcagcagagcagagagttGCATCAGGACAACTGTCAGAAAGTTGAG GTTTCAGGCAAACGGGAGGTGGAGTGGGAGAGGTGGACCTCCACCATCCAGCGCTGGGAGGCCAAGAGACAGCTGGCTCACGTCACCGAGGGACTCAATCCT TTCGTCTGGCAAGATGTAACTTAA
- the ccdc150 gene encoding coiled-coil domain-containing protein 150 isoform X1, giving the protein MLWRHCDSLVSRVCRMESLLQTLKLTIFRLETERELDPPHTAHLTQQLVALRQQREEEQRACRAEVMKLREQLRQADQERDEARTDAHSLWETVEASAAAKVDVALAAEELKIVKLEMSQKITEMKEQMRQESARSNEATKSQSRLLLRAEEMEAEAELKRRQAELLQSDRRVLCAEVKTSRRQLEEERERGRRLEELCGQLEEQTATKDSLVSELKTELEAERSRVVKQVQEQDRLLTAARRNIQTELQVALAHSVSLQEELEKLKGEHAHLLQSSSTAQEMAAVQKELLERTVTRLQEELSTAQREKEAMREDLAHFKKQLCLVVTKLEGEKSSLETRLSKATREVGSLSSALQSQQGENRRLMGKVSALEQQRTDNVCFCGCVQHVDQMLRDLTEENKPAYEKLKVKLESLQKALDTVTVDKDRLAQSLQQAVLTNSKVQQNQATITLRDEELHEARTKANDLSEELSAIKRRFSEDYEFAMKKLHREISELKMTVKDSSRSSGDLSKGLHRRVSELERLASTQRVRIWEQRSQRRQEQQSRELHQDNCQKVEVSGKREVEWERWTSTIQRWEAKRQLAHVTEGLNPPSANHRLPPPGMAEIR; this is encoded by the exons ATGCTGTGGAGACACTGTGACTCACTGGTGAGTCGAGTGTGTCGCATGGAGAGCCTGCTGCAGACCCTCAAACTGACCATCTTCCGCCTGGAGACCGAGAGAGAGCTGGATCCCCCTCACACAG CTCATCTGACACAGCAGCTGGTGGCGCTgcggcagcagagggaggaggagcagcgcgCCTGCAGGGCGGAGGTGATGAAGCTCAGGGAGCAGCTTCGGCAGGCCGACCAGGAGCGAGACGAAGCTCGCACTGATGCACACAGCCTGTGGGAGACGGTGGAGGCATCTGCTGCCGCCAAG GTGGACGTGGCTTTGGCTGCTGAGGAGCTGAAGATTGTCAAACTAGAGATGAGTCAGAAGATCACAGAG ATGAAAGAGCAGATGAGGCAGGAGTCCGCCCGCTCCAACGAAGCCACTAAGTCTCAGAGCAGGCTCCTCCTGCGGGcggaggagatggaggcagaggcGGAGCTGAAGAGGAGACAG GCGGAGCTCCTGCAGTCCGACCGCCGGGTCTTATGTGCGGAGGTGAAGACCAGTCGGCGACaactggaggaagagagggagcggGGCAGACGGCTGGAGGAGCTCTGTGGGCAGCTCGAAGAACAGACGG CAACAAAGGATTCCCTCGTGTCCGAGTTGAAAACTGAACTGGAG GCCGAGAGGAGTCGTGTGGTAAAGCAAGTGCAAGAGCAAGACCGGCTGCTGACGGCCGCCAGACGCAACATTCAGACTGAGCTGCAGGTGGCGCTGGCGCACAGCGTTagcctgcaggaggagct AGAGAAGCTTAAAGGAGAACATGCTCATCTCCTGCAGAGCTCCTCTACTGCACAGGAAATGGCAGCCGTTCAGAAGGAGCTCTTGGAGCGAACCGTCAccaggctgcaggaggagctgagcacagcccagagagagaaggaggcgaTGAGGGAAGACCTGGCGCATTTCAAAAAACAG TTGTGTCTTGTTGTCACTAAGTTGGAAGGTGAGAAGAGCAGTCTGGAGACCCGACTTAGCAAGGCCACG CGGGAGGTGGGATCTCTTAGCTCGGCCTTACAGAGTCAGCAGGGCGAGAACAGGAGGCTCATGGGAAAGGTGTCCGCTTTGGAGCAGCAGCGG ACAGACaacgtgtgtttctgtggttgCGTGCAGCACGTGGACCAGATGCTGAGGGACCTGACTGAGGAGAACAAGCCGGCTTATGAGAAACTAAAAGTTAAG TTGGAGTCCTTGCAGAAGGCCTTGGATACTGTCACAGTTGACAAGGACAGACTGGCCCAGAGTCTGCAGCAGGCTGTGTTGACCAACAGCAAAGTGCAGCAGAACCAGGCCACCATCACACTAAG AGACGAGGAGCTGCACGAGGCTCGGACAAAGGCTAATGACTTATCCGAGGAGCTCAGCGCCATCAAGCGACGATTTAGCGAAGACTATGAATTTGCCATGAAGAAGCTGCACAGAGAAATCTCAGAG CTAAAAATGACAGTTAAGGACTCATCGCGCAGTTCAGGTGACCTGTCGAAGGGGCTGCACCGGCGGGTGTCCGAACTGGAGAGGCTGGCGTCCACACAGAGAGTTCGTATCTGGGagcagaggagccagaggaggcaggagcagcagagcagagagttGCATCAGGACAACTGTCAGAAAGTTGAG GTTTCAGGCAAACGGGAGGTGGAGTGGGAGAGGTGGACCTCCACCATCCAGCGCTGGGAGGCCAAGAGACAGCTGGCTCACGTCACCGAGGGACTCAATCCT CCTTCAGCTAACCATCGACTGCCCCCCCCTGGCATGGCAGAAATAAGATGA
- the ccdc150 gene encoding coiled-coil domain-containing protein 150 isoform X3, giving the protein MLWRHCDSLVSRVCRMESLLQTLKLTIFRLETERELDPPHTAHLTQQLVALRQQREEEQRACRAEVMKLREQLRQADQERDEARTDAHSLWETVEASAAAKVDVALAAEELKIVKLEMSQKITEMKEQMRQESARSNEATKSQSRLLLRAEEMEAEAELKRRQAELLQSDRRVLCAEVKTSRRQLEEERERGRRLEELCGQLEEQTATKDSLVSELKTELEAERSRVVKQVQEQDRLLTAARRNIQTELQVALAHSVSLQEELEKLKGEHAHLLQSSSTAQEMAAVQKELLERTVTRLQEELSTAQREKEAMREDLAHFKKQLCLVVTKLEGEKSSLETRLSKATREVGSLSSALQSQQGENRRLMGKVSALEQQRVRDAKHVDQMLRDLTEENKPAYEKLKVKLESLQKALDTVTVDKDRLAQSLQQAVLTNSKVQQNQATITLRDEELHEARTKANDLSEELSAIKRRFSEDYEFAMKKLHREISELKMTVKDSSRSSGDLSKGLHRRVSELERLASTQRVRIWEQRSQRRQEQQSRELHQDNCQKVEVSGKREVEWERWTSTIQRWEAKRQLAHVTEGLNPPSANHRLPPPGMAEIR; this is encoded by the exons ATGCTGTGGAGACACTGTGACTCACTGGTGAGTCGAGTGTGTCGCATGGAGAGCCTGCTGCAGACCCTCAAACTGACCATCTTCCGCCTGGAGACCGAGAGAGAGCTGGATCCCCCTCACACAG CTCATCTGACACAGCAGCTGGTGGCGCTgcggcagcagagggaggaggagcagcgcgCCTGCAGGGCGGAGGTGATGAAGCTCAGGGAGCAGCTTCGGCAGGCCGACCAGGAGCGAGACGAAGCTCGCACTGATGCACACAGCCTGTGGGAGACGGTGGAGGCATCTGCTGCCGCCAAG GTGGACGTGGCTTTGGCTGCTGAGGAGCTGAAGATTGTCAAACTAGAGATGAGTCAGAAGATCACAGAG ATGAAAGAGCAGATGAGGCAGGAGTCCGCCCGCTCCAACGAAGCCACTAAGTCTCAGAGCAGGCTCCTCCTGCGGGcggaggagatggaggcagaggcGGAGCTGAAGAGGAGACAG GCGGAGCTCCTGCAGTCCGACCGCCGGGTCTTATGTGCGGAGGTGAAGACCAGTCGGCGACaactggaggaagagagggagcggGGCAGACGGCTGGAGGAGCTCTGTGGGCAGCTCGAAGAACAGACGG CAACAAAGGATTCCCTCGTGTCCGAGTTGAAAACTGAACTGGAG GCCGAGAGGAGTCGTGTGGTAAAGCAAGTGCAAGAGCAAGACCGGCTGCTGACGGCCGCCAGACGCAACATTCAGACTGAGCTGCAGGTGGCGCTGGCGCACAGCGTTagcctgcaggaggagct AGAGAAGCTTAAAGGAGAACATGCTCATCTCCTGCAGAGCTCCTCTACTGCACAGGAAATGGCAGCCGTTCAGAAGGAGCTCTTGGAGCGAACCGTCAccaggctgcaggaggagctgagcacagcccagagagagaaggaggcgaTGAGGGAAGACCTGGCGCATTTCAAAAAACAG TTGTGTCTTGTTGTCACTAAGTTGGAAGGTGAGAAGAGCAGTCTGGAGACCCGACTTAGCAAGGCCACG CGGGAGGTGGGATCTCTTAGCTCGGCCTTACAGAGTCAGCAGGGCGAGAACAGGAGGCTCATGGGAAAGGTGTCCGCTTTGGAGCAGCAGCGGGTGAGAGACGCTAAA CACGTGGACCAGATGCTGAGGGACCTGACTGAGGAGAACAAGCCGGCTTATGAGAAACTAAAAGTTAAG TTGGAGTCCTTGCAGAAGGCCTTGGATACTGTCACAGTTGACAAGGACAGACTGGCCCAGAGTCTGCAGCAGGCTGTGTTGACCAACAGCAAAGTGCAGCAGAACCAGGCCACCATCACACTAAG AGACGAGGAGCTGCACGAGGCTCGGACAAAGGCTAATGACTTATCCGAGGAGCTCAGCGCCATCAAGCGACGATTTAGCGAAGACTATGAATTTGCCATGAAGAAGCTGCACAGAGAAATCTCAGAG CTAAAAATGACAGTTAAGGACTCATCGCGCAGTTCAGGTGACCTGTCGAAGGGGCTGCACCGGCGGGTGTCCGAACTGGAGAGGCTGGCGTCCACACAGAGAGTTCGTATCTGGGagcagaggagccagaggaggcaggagcagcagagcagagagttGCATCAGGACAACTGTCAGAAAGTTGAG GTTTCAGGCAAACGGGAGGTGGAGTGGGAGAGGTGGACCTCCACCATCCAGCGCTGGGAGGCCAAGAGACAGCTGGCTCACGTCACCGAGGGACTCAATCCT CCTTCAGCTAACCATCGACTGCCCCCCCCTGGCATGGCAGAAATAAGATGA
- the ccdc150 gene encoding coiled-coil domain-containing protein 150 isoform X7, translated as MLWRHCDSLVSRVCRMESLLQTLKLTIFRLETERELDPPHTAHLTQQLVALRQQREEEQRACRAEVMKLREQLRQADQERDEARTDAHSLWETVEASAAAKVDVALAAEELKIVKLEMSQKITEMKEQMRQESARSNEATKSQSRLLLRAEEMEAEAELKRRQAELLQSDRRVLCAEVKTSRRQLEEERERGRRLEELCGQLEEQTATKDSLVSELKTELEAERSRVVKQVQEQDRLLTAARRNIQTELQVALAHSVSLQEELEKLKGEHAHLLQSSSTAQEMAAVQKELLERTVTRLQEELSTAQREKEAMREDLAHFKKQLCLVVTKLEGEKSSLETRLSKATREVGSLSSALQSQQGENRRLMGKVSALEQQRTDNVCFCGCVQHVDQMLRDLTEENKPAYEKLKVKLESLQKALDTVTVDKDRLAQSLQQAVLTNSKVQQNQATITLRDEELHEARTKANDLSEELSAIKRRFSEDYEFAMKKLHREISELKMTVKDSSRSSGDLSKGLHRRVSELERLASTQRVRIWEQRSQRRQEQQSRELHQDNCQKVEVSGKREVEWERWTSTIQRWEAKRQLAHVTEGLNPK; from the exons ATGCTGTGGAGACACTGTGACTCACTGGTGAGTCGAGTGTGTCGCATGGAGAGCCTGCTGCAGACCCTCAAACTGACCATCTTCCGCCTGGAGACCGAGAGAGAGCTGGATCCCCCTCACACAG CTCATCTGACACAGCAGCTGGTGGCGCTgcggcagcagagggaggaggagcagcgcgCCTGCAGGGCGGAGGTGATGAAGCTCAGGGAGCAGCTTCGGCAGGCCGACCAGGAGCGAGACGAAGCTCGCACTGATGCACACAGCCTGTGGGAGACGGTGGAGGCATCTGCTGCCGCCAAG GTGGACGTGGCTTTGGCTGCTGAGGAGCTGAAGATTGTCAAACTAGAGATGAGTCAGAAGATCACAGAG ATGAAAGAGCAGATGAGGCAGGAGTCCGCCCGCTCCAACGAAGCCACTAAGTCTCAGAGCAGGCTCCTCCTGCGGGcggaggagatggaggcagaggcGGAGCTGAAGAGGAGACAG GCGGAGCTCCTGCAGTCCGACCGCCGGGTCTTATGTGCGGAGGTGAAGACCAGTCGGCGACaactggaggaagagagggagcggGGCAGACGGCTGGAGGAGCTCTGTGGGCAGCTCGAAGAACAGACGG CAACAAAGGATTCCCTCGTGTCCGAGTTGAAAACTGAACTGGAG GCCGAGAGGAGTCGTGTGGTAAAGCAAGTGCAAGAGCAAGACCGGCTGCTGACGGCCGCCAGACGCAACATTCAGACTGAGCTGCAGGTGGCGCTGGCGCACAGCGTTagcctgcaggaggagct AGAGAAGCTTAAAGGAGAACATGCTCATCTCCTGCAGAGCTCCTCTACTGCACAGGAAATGGCAGCCGTTCAGAAGGAGCTCTTGGAGCGAACCGTCAccaggctgcaggaggagctgagcacagcccagagagagaaggaggcgaTGAGGGAAGACCTGGCGCATTTCAAAAAACAG TTGTGTCTTGTTGTCACTAAGTTGGAAGGTGAGAAGAGCAGTCTGGAGACCCGACTTAGCAAGGCCACG CGGGAGGTGGGATCTCTTAGCTCGGCCTTACAGAGTCAGCAGGGCGAGAACAGGAGGCTCATGGGAAAGGTGTCCGCTTTGGAGCAGCAGCGG ACAGACaacgtgtgtttctgtggttgCGTGCAGCACGTGGACCAGATGCTGAGGGACCTGACTGAGGAGAACAAGCCGGCTTATGAGAAACTAAAAGTTAAG TTGGAGTCCTTGCAGAAGGCCTTGGATACTGTCACAGTTGACAAGGACAGACTGGCCCAGAGTCTGCAGCAGGCTGTGTTGACCAACAGCAAAGTGCAGCAGAACCAGGCCACCATCACACTAAG AGACGAGGAGCTGCACGAGGCTCGGACAAAGGCTAATGACTTATCCGAGGAGCTCAGCGCCATCAAGCGACGATTTAGCGAAGACTATGAATTTGCCATGAAGAAGCTGCACAGAGAAATCTCAGAG CTAAAAATGACAGTTAAGGACTCATCGCGCAGTTCAGGTGACCTGTCGAAGGGGCTGCACCGGCGGGTGTCCGAACTGGAGAGGCTGGCGTCCACACAGAGAGTTCGTATCTGGGagcagaggagccagaggaggcaggagcagcagagcagagagttGCATCAGGACAACTGTCAGAAAGTTGAG GTTTCAGGCAAACGGGAGGTGGAGTGGGAGAGGTGGACCTCCACCATCCAGCGCTGGGAGGCCAAGAGACAGCTGGCTCACGTCACCGAGGGACTCAATCCT AAATAA